tctaatcacctgtatgtcattatcacacactatttagttcagttctttgcatcccatcactgtgaggtacagtattgcttgttttgtgacacattacatttacattttagtcatttcgcaGAAACTCTtatcagagcaacttacagtagtgaatgaatacatttcatacatttttatttttttgtactggcccccttgGGAATCaaccccacaaccctggcattgcacagatCATGCTGGTGTtggaaacaccatgctctaccaactgagccacagggaagacacatGTCTTTCAGATTGCAGGTTTTCCCGTaatttactcctcccgtgtatgatagtattttcctgcctcactaatgatgtcttttgcctattccctgcctgtactttagtcTATTGAATTccctgttatctacctattgccttGACCTCCCGGACTacattactagccttttccctgcctgtactgttgcctttggactttctgtgtatgaccttctgcctgcccctggaccaggctacctgcctcgccCTGTGGTCCttttcaataaacacctgctaCGCCCTgctcttgaaaccagctctctgtctcccctcgtgttcattacacatTCATTTTTATTATTGATTTTCAGCTTCCATGTAATACACAGATGTGAACTCTTTGAGCTACAGCCATAGGCTTGAGTGTTTTAAAAAATATGGAGCAAAATATGTCAATTATATTGATATATGATTCATTTTGATGGAACGTTTCCCTAAACGCTTCCACGAAGTTTACATTCATGTTGCCTTGGTAAAAGGCATCTTCCTACTGTAGTCAACTAGCAAGGAAGGAAggttgggctcccaagtggcgtagtggtctaaggcactgcatgtcagtgcaaagagatctggctgtgattgggagtgtgATATAACAGCCAGTTACCTGCAGGAACCAACCCTATGAACCATGTCGTTtcttttgtttcttttgtttagcagtatataagagaactGAAGGAACCGCCCTGGCGGAGCTTGTGGCAGACTTGTACTTTGTACGTGTTTGTTTTAACCACTCCAGTTAGTGATAATAAAGAATTCATCATTTAATGTGGACTTCAGGAGTCCCTGGTGTTGAATTTCCACAAAACACATCTGTCATGATAAGCACAATACAATGTTTATTCAGGGTGAAAGGTTCTTTGTAAATTCTGATGTACATCATTGTATGGGCGTGGGGGGAGTTTTGCTGCTATAAGAAAGAGTGCTTCTCCACTCCAGAGACACATGTTCCGCTGTTGCATCTTTGAACTTCACTCAGAGTCTTGACTCTTAAAGAAGATTATTGCATATTGAATCAGACCAATCAGTTTTCTTTCATCAAGATCATCTATAGTCATCCTTAACACTGAGGCCTGCATATCATTCTATGTAAGTACACAATGTCACCAAATTACTAATCTTGCCATATGAGGAATATTTGAAAGCTATGTTAATATTTTGACCAACAAATGAACAAAACTTTCAGGTAACAAATGCGTACTATATTCTGAAACAGTTGCTTAATCAGTTATAAAGTCTAGTTAAACAAGAATGGTATGGGTTTGTTGTCCCCCACGAAGAAATTGGGGAGGGGACTACGGATCAGTCTGTCCGTTCGTTCATATGTTTGTTTGTAAGTTAGTAAAACAtgatatctcagacagcactAGTAAGATTTTGACAAAGCTTGGGTGAATGATTCGTCTTGCCGTACAGATTTGGCATTTACAAAATGACACTAATTGGCCCAAGACAGGAGCTATGGTAATTAACTGCAATTTGTTGGTCACACGCGATATGTCAATTGGCCCAAGAGGGGGTACTGCATCATTCGTGGGGgacgacatgtttactgttgccttgttttcACATGGTAGCCTCCTATTGTTCTGTTTTGAATTCAAAAGTATTATGTTAGTATGATGTTTAATGTGAGGTGAGTAGACTGTTGAGTGTAGTACtttacatcaagctgtctcttcATCTTGAATACACTGATTGACACATCTAGCATTGGATACAGAAATGTCAGGTCCCAAATTATTGAACTGCAGGGAAATGTGAACTGAGACAGGAAGTTCTTCATGCCAGCAATTTTGCTCCGTTAAAGCTGCAGTAGGTAAGTCTGCAGACAgcagactctctcacacactctcgtTCGCTTTCTGTGCCCTCTGCCTGCAGACATAATTGTTAATAAATCCCAAATAATGAAGTTGATATAATTCATCATGTATATTTATCTGTTTAAATCAAATTATTTGTGCACATTAGTCAGGTACATCCTCAGAAGGGACACGATTGGCTGGAATTATATTTCAGAGTGATTGCAGAGCGAGGGGCAGTCAAAGAAGCTGGATCTTCTCTCAGGATATTTTACATACTGATAGCTGATGATGTGTGAAGACAACCTCACAGAATTGTTAAAAATAAATATGACCTAATGCAGCTTTAACATGAAAGCTTACTTAAATTAGAGAATCTACATCCTTCTTTGAAACTGAGGCATGCAAAAGCCTTGTATGTTAGTAAAACTCATCATGCTAAGTGAACATTTTTTTTTGGAACTAATGTTGATTTTATTACTAATTAACTGCACATTTCAGGGAACAAACGGTACCTAAATGATTAAACAGTTGATTTATTGGTCATCATTTGTAGTTCATCAGTATATATGACATCATGTTTTGTATTCACATTGTTCACTTTGGCCTGCTATTGTTTTTGTTTTCACATGGTGGACGTTGGCCTGCTCTGCTGATCCTGTGTAATATGTTTTCAGGTGATTTGACTAAACACAGGTTTCTCTAGCAATTCATATTTATTGTTGCATGTTCATGTTGTATTTATACTATATCACTGGGATAAATTTGACTCAGATATGCAGATGTGGTATGACAGTATGATGTTTAGTTGTTCCTATAAAGTAGACTGTTGAGTGTAGTGCTTAATACCAAACTTTCCTTTTCATCTTGATTTGACTAATACAACTAGTATTGAAATTACAGATTCTATAATTGTTCAATTCTGGTAAAATAAAATACTTTACCTTTCTGAAACCATGTGAAATCAAGGTAAAGTTTCGATTTACATTCAGAAATTAAGTTTTAATTATTAACAGTCAAGTTTTAGGAATTACTTACATTTAATTGGACATACTGTATACTTTAAAGGGTTGACAGACCCTGTTCTATATTAGACAGTGTCATAATATATTAATGCATACCTGTGAATACTGCAGCCTGTCTTAAAGATGTttgtattatattataatatattaatGCATACCTGTGAATACTGCAGCCTGTCTTAAAGATTATTGTTCTATATTGATTCAATTATACCTTTACTCTTTCAGATATTCAAAAGCAGAAACTTTTTTTGGAGAGGTGAGTTTCAGCCCCACAAACACCTCATATACTGATGTAGAATCTGTAACATTCATACTCATTATTATAGGTCAGTTTATCATATTCTGAGGTAGCATCTGTAAAATTcatactcatcattattcatgataatTTCTAATTATGGCAACATCAGAATTAATTTTAAAAGTGCATAGAGATGTGCTCACTTACACAACAATATGTTTCATTACATATAAGTCACCATGTTGATCAGGACGaaacagcaggaggtagagtGGGGAGGTGCTGGGAGTAGGAGAGGGACTCCATGGTGTTGATCAGGAAGaaacagcaggaggtagagtAGGGAGGTGCTGGGAGTAGGAGAGGGACTCCATGGTGTTGATCAGGAAGaaacagcaggaggtagagtAGGGAGGTGCTGGGAGTAGGAGAGGGACTCCATGGTGTTGATCAGGAAGGAACAGCAGGAGGTAGAGTAGGGAGGTGCTGGGAGTAGGAGAGGGACTCCATGGTGTTGATCAGGAAGaaacagcaggaggtagagtAGGGAGGTGCTGGGAGTAGGAGAGGGACTCCATGGTGTTGATCAGGAAGGAACAGCAGGAGGTAGAGTAGGGAGGTgctgggtgaaggagagggactccatggtgttgatcaggaagaaacagcaggaggtagagtAGGGTGGTgctgggtgaaggagagggactcCATGGTGTTGATCAGTAAGGAACAGCAGGAGGTAGAGTAGGGAGGTgctgggtgaaggagagggactcCATGGTGTTGATCAGTAAGGAACAGCAGGAGGTAGAGTAGGGTGGTgctgggtgaaggagagggactcCATGGTGTTAATCAGGAAGaaacagcaggaggtagagtGGGGAGGTGCTGGGAGTAGGAGAGGGACTCCATGGTGTTGATCAGGAAGaaacagcaggaggtagagtAGGGAGGTgctgggtgaaggagagggactccatggtgttgatcaggaagaaacagcaggaggtagagtGAGGAGGTgctgggtgaaggagagggactccatggtgttgatcaggaagaaacagcaggaggtagagtggggaggtgctgggtgaaggagagggactcCATGGTGACTCTGAGGTCCCTAGCTGAGGAGGATGGAATGGGTGTGATAGATTCCAGACGAATAGAGATATAAAatcagaggagggtggaggacaaGGAGGAGTTAGGAGCAATTTAAGAACACTTCATTCTCAGTGACCTGAGGATTGTGGAGCGATTTGGTCGCCCTAGACCAGAGCTACCATCATGTATTCTTTCATTCCAATCCCAATCTAGtccacctgattctaataattaactGTTTGACAAGCTGAATCACATTACTTACCACTGGGGTtgtagtgaaaacctacaggaggatagcttCCCATGATCAGGGTTTGAGAGCAATGGtgtgaacctacaggagggtagctctccaggaacaaggttgaAGAGCCCTGCCCTAGACTGATATGTTGCTCGACCTCTACTTCCAACCACGAGTCATTATATCCCTTGGTTATCGTTTGATCCTTATATCTTGTTCTTTAATTTCCTTTTGGTGCTTTGCATGTCTGAATCAGATCTCCTTTGAGTTGGAGCTTGAAGTTATGTGTACGAATTTGTATTTTTTAGGTTACttgacgcacgcgcacacacacgcactcaacaTGGCAACCACACTGGAACTAATAGGTGGTCAAGGAGGCAGTTCATTTGAATTCCACGGCATGAACAACGGTGCCACCCTCAAGAAGATCGGAGTGGCGGTGGGAGGCTCGCAGGTCAAAGCTGTGCGGGTGGAGCTGACCGACGGGAAAGTAGCGACTTTTGGAGATGCAAACACTTTCAATGAGTTTGAGTTCAAACTCGGCGAGCGCATCACCAAGCTGTCGCTGTGGGGTAACGGCGCCGGCACACGTCTGGGTGCCATCAAGTTCACGACGAGTGAGAACCGTCAGTTCTTTGAAAAAATGACCAGCTGGGGACTGAAGACTGAGTACACCATAGATGTGGGGTCCGGAATCTGCCTGGGGCTGCAGGGCAGGTATGGCTCGGACATCGACTGCATGGGCTTCCTCTTCATCAACACCATCAAGTCGTCCGTGCTGACCGACATGACGTATCCCACCCTGTCCCTCTTCAAACCCCAGGTGAGCTCTTTTATAGATGTGTGTAGGCGGCTCAGGAAAACTCTACCGATGCTCTAACATTAAGGGGGCTGTCCACATTAAAACATATAATCCAATATGGGGGTCGACATTCATCAGGCATCTCATTTCtaggacagtcacacacacatacagacacattagTTATTATTGTTGGCTTTCTAAAAATCAATTGATCAGATCCTCAATGATGATTAGCTCTTAAATTGTCTTTGTCTTATCTGAACAATttgtatctttgtgtgtgtgtctgtgtgtgtgtgttgattttaGGTGAGCCCAGAATATGTGAAATCTGTGTCTCACCACAACGACACCTCCTTGGTTCAAGAAGAGTCCATTACATACAGCAAGACACTGACCAAAACTTCCTCCTGGTCAGTCAGCAACAAGATAGAATCCACCTTGAATGTGTCAGTCAAAGCGGGGATCCCAGATCTGGTCGAGGTGACATCAGGGTTCAGCTTGACCGTGGGAGTGGAACATTCCACCAGCCTGGAGAAGACAGAGACCATAACAGAAGCGGATACCATCAACCTGAAGATCCCGCCAGGGAAGACCATGGATGTTGAGATCACAGTGGGGAGAGCAAATATCGACCTCGACTACGAGGCCAAAGTGAAAGTCACCTGCATGAATGGCAGTCAGCTGGTCTTCCCATCCAACGGCACCTACACTGGTGTGACTTACACTTCAGCGAGGGTATCCACAAAGGAGAGATGAGACAAGTATGACTTCATGAATAATAAGCACAGTGATAGAATGACTAACACCATGACTAATTCTTTGTGTGCCTTTTCTGTTATTATGATCTTCTTTGAGTGAATCTAATTGAACCATGTTGACTCAGCTCTTTATTTCTGTCTCAGCAGAGAGTATAACAGCAGGTGGGTCATTCCTACAATCTGGTGCCTTTTATGTCCAATGACATGTTAACACATATTCTGTGTGAATTATTGAACAACATTCACTACAAAATGTTTTCTTATACGCTTAGACCCCATTTACCATAAAAAACAATGTTACGTAACTATAATACATTTCATTTATAATAAACCATTTGTCTTGTGTGTCAGTAACCTTTTGCCATATCCCCAGTTAAGTTTATTCAACTTCCATTGGATATACTATTCATAAAATTCACAAATATTGTAATTATCATTACATTGAGTTGTTCTCTTTCTAACTAATTGTTAATCATGATTAATGTATTATTTAATATAAGAATAATCTAATGTGTTTGTTAGCACACAcgcagtcactaacacacacacatagttttcttctctggttgcacatttaacatgctggtagaaatgaggtaaaatggatttaagttttcctgcattgaagtccccggccactaggcgcgccgcctctggatgaacaTTTTCCTGATAACTTATGGCCTtacacagctcattgagtgcgtgttagtgccagcatcggtttgtggtggtaaatagacagctactgAGAATATAGACTAAAAACTATCTTCAGCCTGACAGTAGAGAAAATATATTATCATTATAAAAGGGTAAAGGGCTATATTTCACATACTTCCTACACATTACagatcaaatatatttttttgtccattgacAGTTCACCTACGGAAATAATTTGGCAGGACATTAATCCTATTGCATAGAATTGCTAATCTGTGTGCTTTTTCCTCAGAGAGGTAAGGATAAGGGGACTtattagtcagttgtacaacttaatgcattcaactgaaatgtgtctactGCATTTACCCCAACCCCTcttaatcagagaggtgcggggggctgccataaccAACCTCCACATCTTCagcacccagggaacagtgggttaactgccttgctcagggacagaacaacagattttgaaCTTGTCAGCTcatggattcgaacttgcaacctttcagttactagccaaacgctctaaccactaggttaccgccaccccaacgctctaaccactaggctacctgccgccccaaatgatAGTACTGTAGTAGCCGACTCCCTGCTGACCTAAAACAAAGAACCCTTTCATTTAGAATATGTTGCATCGTTACTTTGGTTTCACATCAATTATTCACTCAGTGTTTCTACTCAACAGAGCTGTCTGCCAGTCAAGAGTCcccagagctgtccgccagtcaagagtcgccagagctgtctgccagtcaagagtcgccagagctgtccgccagtcaagagtcgccagagctgtccgccagtcaagagtcgccagagctgtccgccagtcaagagtcgccagagctgtccgccagtcaagagtcgccagagctgtccgccagtcaggagtcgccagagccgcccgccagtcaggagtcgccagagccgcccgccagtcaggaatcgccagagccgcccgccagtcaggagccgccagagccgcccgccagtcaggagccgccagagcagcccgactgcccggagccgccagagcgccccgactgcccggagccgccagagcggcccgactgcccggagccgccagagcggcccgactgcccggagccgccagagcggcccgactgcccggaaccgccagagcggcccgactgcccggagccgccagagcggcccgcctgtcctccgggccaGCCCGAGCGGCACGCATGTCCTCCGggccagcccgagcggcccgcctgtcctccgggccagcccgagcggcccgcctgtcctccgggccaGCCAGAccagcccgcctgtcctccgggccagcccaagcggcccgcctgtcctttGCCTACCATATGTGATGTCATCCAGTGTTTGAAATCTAAAATCAGTCACGGAGGGGAGGGTTAGAGTAGTTGTGGATCCCATGGACACCTAATACTCTGCGTGCTCCAGGGCCGGAGAGAAGAAACAGAAAACTAATGGATTAGATACCAAAATAGGGccgctgtttgttttaaacagtCTGGTGACACAGAGAGCTTTTGAAAGAACAGGGGGAAGAGAGTCTAGAGGTAGAGATTGAGATGGGCGGAAGTCGGGGTGAATGGCCCACCAAACCATGGCGGTCTGGGGGGTGGCTAGTCAAATTAAATCGAATCAGCCATGGAAGCCACTCACTCGCAGAACTCAACAAGTGAGAATGAGCATAAAAGTGACTTCACCATGATAAATGAAGGCTGACAAAGATATTTCATTTCAAAACGAACAGTTTTTAGCGGTCCAAGCTCTTAGAGGTTAGAATTATGTGTTTGCTGAAACGTTTTCCAAGGCAGAGAGAAGGTGGCCAACTCAATTTTCCCATTTGCAGCTGCTTTCTATTCTACAATGTGCAGCATAATtataaacaatacattttttattcaacCACTTCACTACCACaacctctttctccttctctggaAGAAGCAGAGTTCTCACAACATATTATTTTATATGGCGAAGTCACTTAGTATGATTCACTTAGCTTTGTTTTCTCCTGAGCTGGGTTCTGAGTTGTGGCTGTGTGATTACAGTGTGTCAGAGTTCTTTTAATCTCTCCTTTCTCAGAACTGTGTGGGGACCTGTGGATTTAAGGGTTCTTCTCCCCACAGTCTCTCACCGAGATGTCTAGATAAACACAGATTGCGAACGTAAAGGTTATAAAGGCCTGCTGAAGCCAAACAATGTTTCGGTTTCCCATTTGGTGTATTTTTCAGCAGAGAGAAACAGCtttatgtgtgtctgtatgcagTTCCGCTAGTGTGTCTGTATGCAGCTGGTGGAGGTCCTTAAAACCTGTTaccctctctagggtaggtggcaccaaatcgtcccacctacgcaacagccagtctaatcccgtggcgcgatattcaaataccttagaaatgctattacttcaatttctcaaacatatgactatttaccagcattttaaagacaagactctcctttatctaaccacactgtccgatttcaaaaaggctttacaacgaaagcaaaacattagattatgtcagcagagtacccagccagaaataatcagacaccaatttttcaagctagcatataatgtcacataaacccaaaccacagctaaatgcagcactaacctttgatgatcttcatcagatgacacacctaggacattatgttatacaatacatgcatgttttgttcaatcaagttcatatttatatcaaaaaacagctttttacattagcatgtgacgttcagaactagcaaacctccggtgaatttactaaattactcacgataaacgttcacaaaaaacacaacaattattttaagaattatagatacagaactcctttgtgcaatcgaggtgtcctattttaaaatagcttttcgttgaaatcacattttacaatattctgagtagatagcccagccatcacggctagctatttagacacccaccaagtttagccctgaccaaactccgatttactattacaaaagtttgattacctttggtgttctacttcagaatgcactcccaggactgctacttcaataacaaatgttggtttggttcaaaataatccattgttatatccaaataacggcgttttgttcgtgcgttcaagacactatccgaagtgtaaataagggtcacgagcatggcgcatttcgtgacaaaagatttctaaatattccattaccgtacttcgaagcatgtcaaccgctgtttaaaataaatttttatgccatttttgtcgtaaaaaaagcgataatattccgaccgggaatctgcgtttaggtaaacagatgaaagaaaatgaatcatggggtcgactcgggcacgagcctgagtctcacagtactgtaaccagccactatccaaacgcgctactttttttcaaccagagcctgcaaagccacgattcagctttttgccgccttctgagagcccatgggagccgtaggaagtgtcacgtaacagcagagatcctctgtaatggatagagataatcaagaagggcaagaaattgtcagacagggcacttcctgcatggaatcttctcaggttttggcctgccaaatgagttctgttatcctcacagacaccattcaaacagttttagaaaggttggagtgttttctatccaaagctaataattatatgcatattctagtttctgggcaggagtaataatcagattaaatcgggtacgtttttttccggccgtgaaaatactgccccctagccataacaggttaaaatacatttttatgctatttttctcgtaaaatagcgataatactccaaccgggcgacgttgtattcattcaaagactgaaagaaaaacatggagtcgtctcgtggacacgcatctccagtgtcattgttccctgcctgaccatttacaaaaactcctgctgttttacgcccagagactgcagagacgtcattccactttctggcgccttctgagagccaatggaagccttagaaaatgttacgttacagcagagatgctgtatttttgatagagatgccacagaaggagaacaaattgtcagacagggcacttcctgtattgaatcttctcaggttttggcctgccatatgagttctgttatactcacagacaccattcaaacagttttagaaactttagagtgttttccatccacatctactaattatatgcatattctagtttctgggcaggagtagtacccAGATTAAATtgt
The DNA window shown above is from Salmo salar chromosome ssa13, Ssal_v3.1, whole genome shotgun sequence and carries:
- the LOC123723853 gene encoding aerolysin-like protein encodes the protein MATTLELIGGQGGSSFEFHGMNNGATLKKIGVAVGGSQVKAVRVELTDGKVATFGDANTFNEFEFKLGERITKLSLWGNGAGTRLGAIKFTTSENRQFFEKMTSWGLKTEYTIDVGSGICLGLQGRYGSDIDCMGFLFINTIKSSVLTDMTYPTLSLFKPQVSPEYVKSVSHHNDTSLVQEESITYSKTLTKTSSWSVSNKIESTLNVSVKAGIPDLVEVTSGFSLTVGVEHSTSLEKTETITEADTINLKIPPGKTMDVEITVGRANIDLDYEAKVKVTCMNGSQLVFPSNGTYTGVTYTSARVSTKER